Genomic segment of Variovorax sp. OAS795:
TTCGACGAAGGGCACGGACTGCGCGACCTCGGCATAGTCGTTGATCGGCCCGCAGATGATGTCCACGGCCGCGAACTGCTCGAGCCAGAAGCCACGGGGATGCGCAAGCATGCGTGCTTCGAGCAGGCGCAACAGGGCCTCGCGGTGCTGCAGCCGACTCTTGTTGTCAGCGAAACGTGGGTCCGATGCAAGCTCGGGCGCGCCGATCGCAGTACACAAGGCCTGCCATCGCGCAGGGTGATAGGCCGCCACCATGATCCACCCGTCGGCGCAACGCAAGGCCTCGTTTGGCGTCGAATACGGCGCTGCGTTTCCTTGCGGGACGGGCACATGGCCGTCCGCGAAATAGGATGCGAAAGCCACATGCTGCAGCGCGATGGCGCTGGCGAACATGCTTGCTTCCACATGCTGGCCCAACCCCGTGCGTTGGCGATCCGCGAGCGCAGCCAGGATGGAGATGGTCGCGAACGACCCCGTGACCAGATCGACCACAGGCACCGGCACCTTGCACGGCTCTCCATCAGGCTGGCCGGTGACGCTCATGAGGCCGCTCACGGCTTGCAGTACGCCATCTACCCCCGGCAGGTCTTTGCCAGCCCCGCATTGGCCATACGCCGAGACCGAGCAGTAGATCAGCCGTGGGTTGTCAGCAGACACCGTCGCATAGTCCAATCCGAACCGGGCCATCACGCCCGGCCGAAAGCTCTCCACCACGACATCCGCTTCGGCGATCAGACGCAACGCCACCTGCCGGTGCACCGGCTGCTTGAGATCCAGCACGATGCTGCGCTTGTTTCGATTGAGCGCAAGAAAGGGAACGCCCTCGCCATGGACCCAGGGCGAGAGCGCCCGCGAGAGATCGCCGGTGGGTGCCTCGACCTTCACTACGTCGGCGCCGAGGTCGGCCATGCACAATGTGCAGGTCGGCCCAGCCATCACCTGGGTGAAGTCGATAACCTTCAAGCCCTCGAGAGAATTCGCCAGCATTTACGAGCCCATCTGGATATTGTTGGCGCGGATGATCGGCTCCCATTTGGCCCGTTCAGCTTGCAACATTCGTTGGTACTGGTCCTGTGTGACCGCCATAGGTTCGAGCCCCGCCGCCGTGAGCGTCGCCCGGACCTCAGGGTCCTGCACGGCCTGGGTGACCTCGGCATGCAGGCGTCGCACGACGCCCTTCGAAACACCCTTCGCCACGCAAACGTCATACCAGTAGCTCGCGTCGTACCCTTTCACTCCGCCTTCTGCCAGCGTCGGGATCTCAGGTGCCAGTTCGGAGCGCCTTGCGCTGCCAATGCCCAAAACCTTCAACTGTCCGCTTCGGGCAAATTGAATTGCAGTCGACAGCCCGACGATCGCAAGCGGTAGGTGCCCGCCGATGACATCTTGAACGGCGGGAGCAGTGCCGCGATAGCCGATGTGGGTCAATTGCAGCCCAGCCAGAGAAGCGAGCAGCACTCCGGCGAGATGATGCGGAGTCGCGGGACCAGGAGTTCCATAACTCATACCCGGGTTCTGCTTGAGATAGAGGATCAGTTCGGCCACGGTTTGGGCAGGAACCTTGTTGCCCGCAATCAAAACAATCGGCACGCTCGACAACGGAGCTACCTGCACCAGGTCCGTGGCGGCATCGAATGGCAGTTTGCTGTTCAGGAGATTCAGTAGCGACGTAATGCCGGAGCCTGTCGTCAACGTGTATCCGTCGGGCTTGCTGCGCACAAGTTCGGCATATGCCAGTGCGGCCCCGGCTCCTGGCTTGTTCTCGACGACGATCGGCTGGCCCAACTGCTCACTCAGCTTCTTCATCACGACGCGTGCCGCGAGATCAGTGCCTCCCCCAGCGGTGTAGGGAACGAGCAATCGGAGTTGTCGAGACGGGTACTCCTGCGCGATCGCTGGGGCGGTCGACAACGTACCGAGTGCCGCAAAAGAGTGAATAAATGTCCTGCGTTTCACCACTGCTCTCCCGTTGTTGCCTGGTCTTAGACAGACGGGCTACTCAGACTGCGGCCACCACAGACGTAGAGAAGTTGGCCGGTGACGTAGCTGGAGCCGGGTTCCGCGAAAAAGCGAACGGCGCGACCGATGTCTTCTGGCTGCCCGATACGCTCCATCGGCACGGTCTTGTGAAGACCCTGCCTGACCTCCTCGGTGAGCGTTTCGAACAGTGGGGTCTCGACGATGCCCGGAGCAATGGCATTCACGGTGATGCCCTTTCGCGCGTACTCCAGCGCCAGCGAGCGGGTGAGGCTCACCACCGCGCCTTTGGAAGCGGAATAGGCCGCCTGGCCGCGATTGCCCAGCCAGGCACGAGAACCGATATTGATGATGCGTCCGAACCGGTTTTCCGCCATCTGGGTCAAGACCGCCTTGGAGCAAATGAACTGCGAATGGAGGTTGACCTCGATCACCCGGCTCCAGAACGCCAGATCCATCTTGGAAACAAGCTTGTCTCCACCAATGCCGGCGTTGTTGACCAGGATGTCGATGCGCGCATGGGATGCGAGCAGTTGGGCCACTGTCGACTCCACCTGCTCCACCGAACTCACGTCAACCTTGAAGGTCTTCACGTCGGCCCCCTCGGTCGCAAGGCTGCGCTGGGTTGCTTGCAGGGCTTCTTCGTCGAAGTCCCACAGCGCGATACGGCAGCCGGCCTGCGCCAGCTCGCGGGCGATGCCAAGGCCGATGCCCTTCGCACCTCCGGTCACGACGGCGACGAGGCCTTGCAGCGAGGCAGGCGCGGTTGGATTTGTCTGGTTCATGTCGGCCCGATCAAAGCGAAAGAATATGGATGGCGCAGGCGGCGTGATCCACGCCCCAGATACCGCCCCCAGTCACCTGCG
This window contains:
- a CDS encoding tripartite tricarboxylate transporter substrate binding protein, with the protein product MKKLSEQLGQPIVVENKPGAGAALAYAELVRSKPDGYTLTTGSGITSLLNLLNSKLPFDAATDLVQVAPLSSVPIVLIAGNKVPAQTVAELILYLKQNPGMSYGTPGPATPHHLAGVLLASLAGLQLTHIGYRGTAPAVQDVIGGHLPLAIVGLSTAIQFARSGQLKVLGIGSARRSELAPEIPTLAEGGVKGYDASYWYDVCVAKGVSKGVVRRLHAEVTQAVQDPEVRATLTAAGLEPMAVTQDQYQRMLQAERAKWEPIIRANNIQMGS
- a CDS encoding SDR family NAD(P)-dependent oxidoreductase; this encodes MNQTNPTAPASLQGLVAVVTGGAKGIGLGIARELAQAGCRIALWDFDEEALQATQRSLATEGADVKTFKVDVSSVEQVESTVAQLLASHARIDILVNNAGIGGDKLVSKMDLAFWSRVIEVNLHSQFICSKAVLTQMAENRFGRIINIGSRAWLGNRGQAAYSASKGAVVSLTRSLALEYARKGITVNAIAPGIVETPLFETLTEEVRQGLHKTVPMERIGQPEDIGRAVRFFAEPGSSYVTGQLLYVCGGRSLSSPSV
- a CDS encoding CoA transferase; the protein is MLANSLEGLKVIDFTQVMAGPTCTLCMADLGADVVKVEAPTGDLSRALSPWVHGEGVPFLALNRNKRSIVLDLKQPVHRQVALRLIAEADVVVESFRPGVMARFGLDYATVSADNPRLIYCSVSAYGQCGAGKDLPGVDGVLQAVSGLMSVTGQPDGEPCKVPVPVVDLVTGSFATISILAALADRQRTGLGQHVEASMFASAIALQHVAFASYFADGHVPVPQGNAAPYSTPNEALRCADGWIMVAAYHPARWQALCTAIGAPELASDPRFADNKSRLQHREALLRLLEARMLAHPRGFWLEQFAAVDIICGPINDYAEVAQSVPFVEAALTETLLHPVAGALTMPRSVIGAVGERPRARRAAPTLGQHTREVLVDLGMPPANIEAVIAADSPTN